A genomic region of Terriglobales bacterium contains the following coding sequences:
- a CDS encoding GNAT family N-acetyltransferase: MLNIRPGTRDDAALILELIRGLAEYERAPDAVVAREADIVRDGFSENPRFYCVIAEWDGEPAGFAFYFFHYSTWLGKAGLYLEDLFVKPELRGKGIGKALLVHLAQTGVRENCYGMRWQVLDWNQPAIDFYERLGAKVMREWLDVRISGESLRELAAMRV; this comes from the coding sequence ATGCTGAACATTCGTCCTGGCACTCGCGATGATGCAGCTTTGATTCTCGAACTCATTCGCGGTCTCGCCGAATACGAGCGTGCGCCTGATGCGGTCGTTGCGAGGGAGGCTGACATTGTTCGCGATGGGTTCTCTGAGAATCCGAGATTCTATTGCGTGATCGCGGAGTGGGATGGAGAGCCTGCGGGGTTTGCCTTCTACTTCTTTCATTACTCGACCTGGTTGGGGAAGGCGGGTTTGTATCTCGAAGATCTTTTCGTCAAACCGGAGCTGCGCGGGAAGGGAATTGGGAAGGCGCTACTCGTTCATCTGGCGCAGACCGGGGTGCGCGAGAACTGCTATGGAATGCGCTGGCAGGTGCTCGATTGGAATCAGCCCGCGATCGATTTTTACGAGAGGCTCGGAGCGAAGGTCATGCGCGAGTGGCTGGATGTGCGGATCAGCGGGGAGAGCTTGCGGGAGTTGGCGGCAATGCGTGTGTAG
- the obgE gene encoding GTPase ObgE gives MFIDEAKIRVKAGDGGNGCMAFRREKFVPRGGPSGGDGGRGGDVLMESSERHNTLVHFRFNPEYNAERGRHGEGSNRTGAEGQDVVLKVPVGTILYDAETGERIHDFSHADERIVIAKGGRGGRGNQHFATPTHQAPREHELGRPGEERSYRLELKLLADVGLVGYPNAGKSTLISRISAARPKIADYPFTTLEPNLGVVTTGEAPDEYSYVVADIPGLIEGASAGHGLGTQFLRHIERTRLLLHVIDVSDASGRPDPTQDFKVIMNELETWGTGLEQKPMIVVASKIDVANAEKLAKLKRFASRRKLPFMAISAVTGEGIEKLKYTVAERVREIRANAPETPADDTQSLPA, from the coding sequence ATGTTTATTGATGAAGCCAAAATTCGCGTAAAGGCCGGAGACGGCGGCAACGGCTGCATGGCCTTTCGCCGGGAGAAGTTCGTCCCGCGCGGCGGACCATCCGGCGGCGACGGCGGGCGCGGTGGCGACGTCCTCATGGAATCGAGCGAGCGCCACAATACGCTCGTGCATTTCCGCTTCAATCCCGAATACAACGCCGAGCGCGGACGGCACGGTGAAGGCTCGAACCGCACTGGAGCCGAAGGGCAGGATGTGGTCCTCAAAGTTCCCGTGGGCACCATCCTCTACGACGCCGAGACCGGCGAGCGCATCCACGATTTTTCTCATGCCGATGAACGCATCGTCATCGCCAAAGGCGGACGCGGCGGGCGCGGCAACCAGCACTTTGCGACGCCCACGCACCAAGCGCCGCGCGAACACGAGCTTGGGCGTCCGGGAGAAGAACGCAGCTATCGCTTGGAGCTAAAGCTCCTCGCGGATGTCGGTCTGGTCGGCTATCCCAATGCGGGAAAGTCAACTTTGATCTCGCGCATTTCGGCGGCTCGTCCCAAAATCGCCGATTATCCATTTACCACTTTGGAACCGAACTTGGGGGTCGTGACCACCGGCGAGGCGCCCGACGAGTACAGTTACGTTGTGGCCGATATTCCCGGGCTGATTGAAGGAGCCAGTGCCGGACACGGACTCGGTACCCAGTTTCTGCGGCACATCGAGCGCACGCGGCTGTTGCTGCACGTCATCGATGTTTCCGACGCGAGCGGACGTCCCGATCCCACACAGGATTTCAAAGTCATCATGAACGAACTCGAAACCTGGGGCACGGGTCTGGAGCAGAAGCCGATGATCGTCGTGGCTTCAAAGATCGATGTAGCGAACGCGGAGAAACTAGCCAAACTGAAGCGCTTCGCCTCGCGTCGCAAGCTGCCTTTTATGGCGATCTCGGCTGTGACCGGAGAAGGCATCGAAAAGCTCAAGTACACTGTGGCTGAGCGGGTGCGCGAGATTCGTGCCAATGCGCCCGAAACGCCGGCAGACGACACGCAGTCACTTCCCGCATAG
- the rpmA gene encoding 50S ribosomal protein L27, producing the protein MAHKKGLGSSKNGRDSNAQRLGVKAFGGQLVTGGSIIVRQRGTRLKPGKNVGRGKDDTLFAKVDGVIRFVDRGNMGRFVHVEPAVSS; encoded by the coding sequence ATGGCACACAAAAAAGGACTAGGCAGTTCCAAAAACGGCCGCGACTCAAATGCACAGCGGCTCGGAGTAAAAGCATTTGGCGGCCAGCTCGTAACTGGCGGATCGATCATCGTCCGCCAACGCGGCACGCGTCTCAAACCCGGCAAGAACGTAGGCCGCGGCAAAGACGACACGCTCTTTGCAAAGGTGGATGGAGTAATCCGCTTCGTAGATCGCGGCAACATGGGCCGCTTCGTGCATGTTGAACCAGCTGTTAGCTCCTAG
- the rplU gene encoding 50S ribosomal protein L21 gives MYAVIRAGGKQFRVAPGDVIRVDQKAAENGNIEFTDVLAVSGEPGALVRPQSGARVVGSVVEEGRGDKILVFHFKRKKQYKKLQGHRQPFTAVRITEIAFDGQKFTAPDQPAKPKKEKKEMASKQTEQKAEKKGRTGAEGKASKSSKGRTDKGTARAAKKPAKKK, from the coding sequence ATGTACGCGGTTATCCGCGCCGGGGGAAAGCAGTTTCGCGTCGCACCCGGAGACGTGATCAGGGTCGACCAGAAGGCGGCAGAGAACGGCAACATCGAGTTTACTGACGTGCTGGCAGTTTCCGGAGAGCCGGGCGCGCTCGTGCGTCCGCAGAGTGGCGCGCGCGTCGTGGGCAGCGTTGTGGAAGAAGGACGCGGCGACAAGATCCTCGTCTTCCACTTCAAACGCAAGAAGCAATACAAGAAGCTGCAAGGACATCGCCAGCCCTTTACCGCCGTCCGCATCACTGAGATCGCCTTTGACGGCCAGAAGTTCACCGCTCCCGATCAGCCGGCAAAGCCCAAAAAGGAAAAGAAAGAAATGGCCAGCAAGCAGACCGAGCAGAAAGCAGAAAAGAAGGGTCGCACCGGAGCCGAAGGGAAAGCGTCAAAGAGCAGCAAAGGTCGTACCGATAAGGGCACTGCAAGGGCGGCGAAGAAACCGGCAAAGAAGAAGTAA
- the hflX gene encoding GTPase HflX translates to MARSPSFANRDEAAGANGAERAFLVGIDLRAKRSSGPPPQAKLARQASEVARGDDGAEPTNGDRKPRTAPEAFTTEESMAEFRELATSAGAEVVGEVVQRRDKLDPATLIGRGKLEEIQGAVAGSQADVVLFDHDLSPSQQRNIERELDARVIDRTQLILDIFARHARTREGQLQVELAQLEYLLPRLAGRGVEMSQLGGGIGTRGPGETQLETDRRKIYRRMRHVQQQLENVRRIRAQQRQRRESVPVETVALVGYTNAGKSTLFNALTKAGVLASSRMFATLDPTLRSITLPSKRKVLLSDTVGFIRNLPHTLVTSFRATLEEVQRASLVLHVSDATSPNAAEQQEQVEKVLAELEAQEKPTIQVLNKIDLLSSKERESLSAGENIVQVSAMKGDGLENLLERIDAILTADPLGKMTVSIPQSEGKLLATIEARGKILNREFRRDRVDLTVEGPESLLRNLERFRVGIANQFTTEPRRTRRKA, encoded by the coding sequence GTGGCCAGAAGTCCGTCTTTTGCGAATCGCGATGAAGCTGCAGGCGCTAACGGCGCCGAGCGCGCTTTTCTCGTCGGCATTGACCTGCGCGCGAAGCGCAGCTCTGGTCCGCCGCCGCAGGCAAAGCTCGCGCGACAAGCGTCCGAAGTTGCTCGCGGCGATGATGGCGCCGAGCCTACCAACGGCGACCGTAAGCCGCGAACTGCTCCCGAGGCATTCACCACAGAAGAGTCGATGGCGGAGTTTCGCGAACTCGCCACCAGCGCTGGAGCCGAAGTCGTTGGCGAAGTCGTGCAGCGGCGCGACAAACTCGATCCGGCAACTCTCATCGGACGCGGCAAGCTCGAAGAAATTCAGGGCGCAGTAGCCGGATCGCAAGCCGACGTCGTGCTCTTCGACCACGATCTTTCTCCTTCGCAGCAGCGCAACATCGAACGCGAGCTGGACGCGCGCGTCATCGACCGCACGCAGCTGATCCTCGACATCTTCGCTCGCCACGCGCGCACGCGTGAAGGCCAGCTTCAGGTGGAGTTGGCGCAACTCGAATATCTGCTGCCGCGCCTCGCCGGACGCGGCGTGGAAATGTCTCAACTCGGCGGCGGCATCGGCACACGCGGGCCCGGTGAAACGCAGCTCGAAACCGATCGCCGCAAAATCTACCGCCGCATGCGCCACGTGCAGCAGCAGCTTGAGAACGTTCGCCGCATTCGCGCACAGCAGCGGCAGCGCCGCGAATCCGTTCCGGTGGAAACGGTTGCGCTGGTCGGCTATACCAATGCGGGAAAATCGACGCTCTTCAACGCACTGACCAAGGCCGGGGTGCTGGCCTCTTCGCGCATGTTCGCGACGCTCGATCCCACGCTGCGCTCGATCACTCTGCCATCGAAACGCAAAGTCCTGCTCTCTGACACGGTAGGGTTCATCCGCAATCTACCGCACACGCTCGTGACTTCGTTTCGTGCCACTCTCGAGGAAGTGCAGCGCGCGTCACTGGTTCTGCACGTTTCCGACGCAACCAGCCCCAATGCCGCCGAACAGCAGGAACAAGTCGAGAAAGTACTTGCAGAACTAGAGGCGCAAGAAAAACCAACCATTCAGGTGCTGAACAAGATTGACCTGCTATCCAGCAAAGAGCGCGAGTCGCTTTCCGCCGGCGAGAACATCGTTCAGGTCTCCGCGATGAAAGGCGACGGCTTGGAAAATCTGCTGGAACGAATCGATGCAATCCTGACCGCCGATCCGTTAGGCAAAATGACAGTGAGCATTCCTCAAAGCGAAGGCAAGCTGCTGGCAACGATCGAAGCCCGAGGCAAAATCCTGAATCGGGAATTTAGACGCGACCGCGTGGACCTGACGGTCGAAGGGCCGGAATCACTGCTGCGCAATCTCGAACGGTTTCGCGTTGGGATAGCAAATCAATTCACCACGGAGCCACGGAGGACACGGAGAAAGGCTTAG